Proteins encoded in a region of the Pseudomonas sp. PDNC002 genome:
- a CDS encoding I78 family peptidase inhibitor, whose protein sequence is MPFNPRSLNRTLLSILAVAALAGCSSKDSSSDAAPPAANNPPALSGTCNAKAVQSIVGKVVNPTLTEEARRDAGASVARVLTPHQPVTMEYNSQRLNIDVDDSQVIRQVSCG, encoded by the coding sequence ATGCCCTTCAATCCCCGATCCTTGAACCGCACCTTGCTGTCGATTCTCGCTGTCGCCGCGCTGGCCGGTTGCAGTTCGAAGGATTCGTCGTCCGATGCCGCTCCGCCGGCTGCGAACAACCCGCCGGCGCTGTCCGGTACCTGCAACGCCAAGGCGGTGCAGTCCATCGTCGGCAAGGTCGTCAATCCGACCCTCACCGAAGAGGCCCGCCGCGACGCCGGCGCCAGCGTGGCGCGGGTGCTTACCCCACACCAGCCGGTGACCATGGAGTACAACTCGCAGCGCCTGAACATCGACGTCGACGACAGCCAGGTGATCCGCCAGGTCTCCTGCGGCTGA
- a CDS encoding LysR family transcriptional regulator, with protein sequence MQPWSASMQYRLEYTDLALVLALVRGGSLARAAELLEVDVSTVFRAVRRLEKALGTALFEKGRHGYLATATAQQLATQAELAEQALEAARLGLEQGHDVLSGTVRLTCSDTVLQGLLLPALARFMKRYPALNLELTTSNAFANLSRRDADIALRLTSTPPEHLVGRNLGEVHYVLCAHHDYLAEQGERPWQELSWIAPDDFLPDHSSVAWRRQAFPAVQPAYRCNSMLSVLDLCRAGLGLAALPAFLLRPGDGLQVLEPELPGCSTHLWLLTRPDCRALRAVVTLFEELAGAIRRSA encoded by the coding sequence GTGCAACCTTGGAGTGCGTCGATGCAATACCGTCTTGAGTACACGGATCTTGCCCTGGTGCTGGCGCTGGTGCGCGGAGGCAGTCTCGCCCGCGCCGCGGAATTGCTGGAGGTAGACGTCTCCACGGTGTTCCGCGCGGTACGCCGGCTGGAGAAGGCTCTGGGCACCGCCCTGTTCGAGAAGGGCCGTCATGGCTACCTTGCCACCGCTACCGCGCAACAGCTGGCGACCCAGGCCGAGCTGGCGGAGCAGGCGCTGGAGGCGGCGCGGCTGGGACTGGAACAGGGTCACGACGTGCTCAGCGGCACCGTGCGCCTGACCTGCTCGGATACCGTGCTGCAAGGTCTGCTGCTGCCGGCGCTGGCGCGCTTCATGAAGCGCTATCCGGCGCTGAACCTCGAGCTGACGACCTCCAACGCCTTCGCCAACCTCAGCCGCCGCGATGCCGACATCGCCCTGCGCCTGACCAGCACGCCACCGGAGCATCTGGTCGGGCGCAACCTGGGCGAAGTGCATTATGTCCTGTGTGCCCACCACGACTATCTGGCCGAGCAGGGCGAGCGGCCCTGGCAGGAGCTGAGCTGGATCGCCCCGGATGATTTCCTGCCCGATCACTCCAGCGTCGCCTGGCGCCGCCAGGCATTTCCGGCGGTGCAGCCGGCCTATCGCTGCAACAGCATGCTGTCGGTACTGGATCTGTGCCGCGCCGGACTCGGTCTTGCGGCGTTGCCGGCGTTCCTGCTGCGGCCTGGCGATGGATTGCAGGTGCTGGAACCGGAGCTGCCCGGTTGCAGCACCCACCTCTGGCTGCTGACCCGTCCGGACTGCCGTGCGTTGCGCGCGGTGGTCACGCTGTTCGAGGAGCTGGCCGGGGCAATCCGGCGTTCGGCCTGA
- a CDS encoding gamma-glutamyl-gamma-aminobutyrate hydrolase family protein (Members of this family of hydrolases with an active site Cys residue belong to MEROPS family C26.) codes for MAKRRKALRIGLIGDRDSRVTAHWAIPLALQQSLLPHSGTLRVDWLDTQRLAAGLPLEQYAGFWCIPGSPYLDTEGALRAITHARENEVPYLGTCAGFQHALLERARNVHGWRDAAHGELDMDSTRQVIHALPCSLVEVSETIRLASGSRLESIYGGATIREGYRCSYGVNPEFQQQLFGDSLRACAHGEDGSIRALEATDHPFFVATLFQPERKALAGIAVPLAEAFLCAAFQHATASVGSPA; via the coding sequence ATGGCAAAACGACGGAAAGCGCTGCGTATCGGCTTGATCGGCGACCGCGACAGCCGCGTCACCGCCCACTGGGCGATTCCCCTGGCCCTGCAGCAATCGCTGCTGCCGCATTCCGGCACATTGAGGGTCGACTGGCTCGACACACAGCGCCTGGCCGCCGGTCTGCCGCTGGAGCAGTACGCAGGCTTCTGGTGCATTCCCGGCAGCCCCTACCTCGACACCGAAGGCGCCTTGCGCGCCATCACCCATGCCCGGGAAAACGAGGTGCCCTACCTGGGAACCTGTGCCGGCTTCCAGCACGCGCTGCTGGAGCGTGCCCGCAACGTACACGGCTGGCGCGACGCGGCCCACGGCGAACTGGACATGGACTCCACGCGCCAGGTCATCCACGCCCTGCCCTGTTCGCTGGTGGAAGTCAGCGAGACCATCCGCCTGGCGTCCGGCTCCCGGCTGGAAAGCATCTACGGTGGTGCGACGATTCGCGAGGGCTACCGCTGCAGCTACGGGGTGAACCCGGAGTTCCAGCAGCAACTGTTCGGCGACTCTCTGCGTGCCTGCGCCCATGGCGAAGACGGCAGCATTCGCGCGCTGGAAGCCACTGATCATCCATTCTTCGTCGCCACCCTGTTCCAACCCGAACGCAAGGCGCTGGCAGGGATCGCCGTGCCACTGGCCGAGGCCTTCCTCTGCGCCGCGTTCCAGCACGCCACCGCCTCGGTCGGGAGTCCAGCATGA
- a CDS encoding antibiotic biosynthesis monooxygenase has protein sequence MIASTPKPPYYAVTFTSYRTELDEGYGQTATRMLELAAQQDGYLGVESARGDDGLGITVSYWRDEAAILRWKLQAEHRIAQQAGRSDWYSAFRVRISRVEREYGFER, from the coding sequence ATGATCGCCAGCACACCGAAGCCGCCCTACTACGCCGTCACCTTCACGTCCTACCGCACCGAACTAGACGAGGGTTACGGCCAGACCGCCACTCGCATGCTGGAGCTCGCGGCGCAACAGGACGGCTACCTGGGCGTCGAGTCCGCCCGCGGCGACGACGGCCTGGGCATCACCGTGTCCTACTGGCGCGACGAGGCCGCCATCCTGCGCTGGAAACTGCAGGCCGAGCACCGCATCGCCCAACAGGCGGGCCGCAGCGACTGGTACAGCGCGTTTCGCGTGCGCATCAGCCGCGTCGAACGTGAGTACGGCTTCGAACGCTGA
- a CDS encoding VOC family protein, producing MAISPFHLAIPVYDLPLARRFYGEVLGLSEGRSSAQWVDFDFFGHQLVIHEHPRTASQEAAHTNAVDGHDVPVPHFGVVLPWEDWERLAQRLSEQGTRFVIEPHVRFQGQVGEQATLFLFDPCGNALEFKAFKDISQLFAH from the coding sequence ATGGCTATTTCGCCCTTCCACCTTGCCATTCCGGTCTACGACCTGCCGCTTGCCCGGCGCTTCTACGGCGAAGTCCTCGGCCTCAGCGAAGGCCGCAGCAGCGCGCAATGGGTGGACTTCGACTTCTTCGGTCACCAGTTGGTGATCCACGAACACCCGCGCACCGCCAGCCAGGAAGCGGCGCATACCAATGCGGTGGATGGCCATGACGTACCGGTGCCGCACTTCGGCGTCGTCCTGCCGTGGGAGGACTGGGAGCGGCTGGCGCAACGATTGAGTGAGCAAGGCACCCGGTTCGTCATCGAACCCCATGTGCGGTTCCAGGGCCAGGTCGGCGAGCAGGCCACGCTGTTCCTTTTCGATCCTTGCGGCAACGCCCTGGAGTTCAAGGCCTTCAAGGACATCAGCCAACTCTTCGCCCACTGA
- a CDS encoding C40 family peptidase produces the protein MRFFRWFCLSMFCTLVAPFVLADDFDAPDWRRLETASIDRSFLPADHPPLRGAQSLEPRRAPAMSRALRPLAQAEYPNMSRLASLRRGDHRNFSPVDTSRIVNRAQELIGTPYRWGGETEETGFDCSGLLVYLYRSIANRKLPRTTASMIAQRHNEVSRDELRPGDAVFFNHNGEGGTSHVGLYIGDNRFIHAPSTGKTIRIDSLDNSYWQRSYTTARRFSG, from the coding sequence GTGCGCTTCTTCCGCTGGTTCTGCCTATCCATGTTCTGCACCCTGGTTGCGCCTTTCGTCCTGGCCGACGATTTCGATGCCCCAGACTGGCGCCGACTCGAGACGGCATCCATCGACCGTAGCTTCCTGCCCGCCGACCACCCGCCCCTGCGGGGTGCGCAGAGCCTCGAACCCAGGCGTGCGCCGGCCATGTCTCGTGCCCTGCGGCCACTGGCGCAAGCGGAATACCCGAACATGTCGCGGCTCGCTTCATTGCGGCGCGGCGACCACAGGAACTTCAGCCCGGTGGATACCTCGCGCATCGTCAACCGCGCACAGGAACTGATCGGCACGCCCTATCGCTGGGGCGGTGAGACGGAAGAAACCGGATTCGATTGCAGCGGCCTGCTCGTCTACCTGTACCGCAGCATCGCCAACCGAAAACTGCCGCGCACCACCGCCTCGATGATCGCCCAACGCCACAACGAAGTGAGCCGCGACGAGCTGCGGCCGGGCGACGCGGTGTTCTTCAATCACAACGGCGAAGGCGGCACCAGCCACGTAGGGCTGTACATCGGCGACAACCGTTTCATCCATGCGCCCAGTACCGGCAAGACCATCCGTATCGACTCGCTGGACAACAGCTACTGGCAGCGTAGCTACACCACCGCACGGCGCTTTAGCGGCTGA
- a CDS encoding C40 family peptidase yields the protein MRPFPPYTLPLLLALAIPVCQANEIKSSPAYQQTAASLHKEGGFRVIRYSNLQVPQPDTSPRTHKVENSHGNRFSRVIARALELIGIPYRRGGSSVAGGFDCSGLLVYLFRTQADMELPRTTGEMIQSDEATRIRRDQLKPGDAVFFNRNGRGRTSHVGLYIGHGQFIHAPRTGERIRKDSLDDEYWQRSYITARRFEG from the coding sequence ATGCGTCCGTTCCCTCCCTACACATTGCCCTTGCTGCTCGCGCTCGCCATCCCGGTGTGCCAGGCCAACGAAATCAAATCCTCGCCGGCCTACCAGCAGACAGCCGCCAGCCTGCACAAGGAAGGTGGCTTCCGGGTCATTCGCTACAGCAATCTTCAGGTGCCCCAGCCCGACACGAGCCCCCGGACGCACAAAGTCGAGAACAGCCACGGCAACCGGTTTTCTCGCGTGATCGCCCGCGCCCTCGAGCTGATCGGCATTCCCTACCGCCGGGGCGGTTCCTCGGTCGCTGGCGGCTTCGATTGCAGCGGCCTGCTGGTCTACCTGTTCCGCACCCAGGCGGACATGGAGCTGCCGCGCACCACCGGCGAAATGATCCAGAGCGACGAGGCCACGCGAATCCGCCGCGACCAGCTCAAGCCCGGCGATGCCGTGTTCTTCAACCGCAATGGCCGCGGCCGCACCAGCCATGTGGGCCTGTACATCGGCCATGGCCAGTTCATCCATGCCCCCCGCACCGGCGAACGCATCCGCAAGGATTCGCTGGACGATGAGTACTGGCAGCGCAGCTATATCACCGCCCGCCGCTTCGAAGGTTGA
- a CDS encoding efflux transporter outer membrane subunit: protein MIRSRSFLPLVLALAVAGCAIGPDYQRPELTVPASFKEGEGWQLAKPQDGFSHGAWWTLYGDATLNDLQTRLVAANQTLAQSLASYRQAQALTKGSRSSFFPTISADVGKTRSGQGTGSGGSVRLPDGSTVSSGGGSSSISNSYSASLGVSWELDLWGKLRRQLEADTASMDASAADLAASRLSLQSELTQNYLQLRVMDQQIKLLNDTVVAYQRSLKLTENQYNAGIVTKADVAQARTQLKSTEAQAIDLKYQRAQLEHAIAVLVGVPPAQFSLAAVEAVPSLPDVPALLPSELLQRRPDVASAERKVIAANAQIGVAKAAWFPDLTLTAAGGYRSGSFQNWIETPNRYWSIGPQFAMTLFDGGLIASQVEQAEASYDQTVASYRQTVLDSFREVEDYMVQLKVLQEESGVQQEALDSAREALRLTTNQYKAGTIDYSDVVTSQTTALSNERTLLTLMGSRLTASVQLIAALGGGWDAAKIAEEGQAKRD, encoded by the coding sequence ATGATCCGCTCCCGTTCCTTCCTTCCCCTGGTGCTGGCCCTGGCCGTGGCCGGCTGCGCCATCGGGCCGGACTACCAGCGCCCCGAGCTGACGGTGCCCGCCAGCTTCAAGGAGGGCGAAGGCTGGCAACTGGCCAAGCCCCAGGACGGTTTCAGCCATGGCGCCTGGTGGACGCTGTACGGTGACGCGACCCTGAACGACCTGCAGACCCGCCTGGTCGCGGCCAACCAGACCCTGGCGCAGTCCCTCGCGTCCTACCGCCAGGCCCAGGCACTGACCAAGGGCTCACGCTCGTCGTTCTTCCCGACCATCAGCGCCGATGTCGGCAAGACCCGCTCCGGCCAGGGCACGGGTAGTGGCGGCAGTGTACGCCTGCCCGATGGCTCCACCGTCAGCAGCGGTGGCGGCAGCAGTTCGATCAGCAACAGCTATTCGGCCAGCCTTGGCGTGAGCTGGGAGCTGGACCTGTGGGGCAAGCTGCGTCGCCAGCTGGAAGCCGACACGGCAAGCATGGACGCCAGCGCCGCGGACCTTGCCGCCTCGCGCCTGTCGCTGCAATCGGAGCTGACCCAGAACTACCTGCAGCTGCGGGTCATGGACCAGCAGATCAAGCTGCTCAACGACACCGTCGTCGCTTACCAGCGCTCGCTCAAGCTCACCGAGAACCAGTACAACGCCGGTATCGTCACCAAGGCCGACGTCGCCCAGGCGCGTACCCAGCTGAAAAGCACCGAGGCCCAGGCCATCGATCTGAAGTACCAGCGCGCCCAGCTGGAACACGCCATCGCGGTGCTGGTTGGCGTGCCGCCGGCGCAGTTCTCGCTGGCCGCAGTGGAGGCTGTGCCGAGCCTGCCGGACGTGCCGGCACTGCTGCCGTCGGAATTGCTCCAGCGTCGACCTGACGTGGCCTCCGCCGAGCGCAAGGTGATCGCCGCCAACGCGCAGATCGGCGTCGCCAAGGCCGCCTGGTTCCCTGACCTGACGCTGACGGCGGCCGGCGGTTATCGCAGCGGCAGTTTCCAGAACTGGATCGAGACACCCAATCGCTACTGGTCCATCGGCCCGCAATTCGCCATGACCCTGTTCGATGGCGGCCTGATCGCGTCGCAGGTGGAGCAGGCCGAGGCCAGCTATGACCAGACCGTGGCCAGCTACCGGCAGACCGTGCTGGACAGCTTCCGCGAGGTCGAGGACTACATGGTCCAGCTCAAGGTCCTGCAGGAAGAGAGCGGTGTGCAGCAGGAAGCGCTGGACTCCGCGCGCGAGGCGCTGCGCCTGACCACCAACCAGTACAAGGCCGGCACCATCGACTACAGCGACGTGGTCACCAGCCAGACCACCGCGCTGTCCAACGAGCGCACGCTGCTGACCCTGATGGGCAGCCGCTTGACCGCCAGTGTGCAGTTGATCGCCGCCCTGGGTGGCGGCTGGGATGCGGCGAAGATCGCCGAGGAAGGCCAGGCGAAGCGCGACTGA
- a CDS encoding multidrug efflux RND transporter permease subunit, giving the protein MGGLSRLFILRPVATCLLTLALMLAGALSFGLLPVAPLPNVDFPTIMVQASLPGASPETMASTVATPLERSLGRIAGVTDMTSSSSLGNTTIIVQFDLSKDIDGAAREVQSAINSAMSLLPTGMPNNPTYRKANPSDMPIMILTLTSDTYTRGQMYDLASTIVSPKLAQVKGVGQVSIGGSSLPAVRVDVNPDQLSHYGISLDNVRTTIANTNADGPKGALEFGERHWQVDANDQLRKASEYAPLIVHYNADTGAAVRLKDVATVTDSVEDVRNAGFSDDLPAVLLIITRQPGANIIEATDAIHEQLPIIQDVLGPQVKLSVMDDRSPSIRSSLEEAELTLVISVVLVILVVYLFLRNGRATLIPSLAVPVSLVGTFAVMYLCGFSLNNLSLMALIIATGFVVDDAIVVVENIARRIEEGDPPIQAAIRGAREVSFTVLSMTLSLVAVFIPLLLMGGITGRLFREFSVTLAAAILVSLVVSLTLTPMLCARLLKPVERGPKKASVERQSNRYFVAFMQRYRASLSWALEHSRLMVMIMLGCIALNLYLFVVVPKGFLPQQDSGRLRGFAVADQSISFQALDRKMAEFRRILSEDPGVENVVGFVGGGKWQSSNTGSFFVTLKDITERDSAEAIVNRLRKKLAQIPGANLYLVAGQDVRIGGRESNAAYQFTLRSDDLTLLREWAPKVEAVLNKLPQLVDVNSDAQDKGVQSQLVIDRDRAASLGVNVAEVDAVLNNSYGQRQVSTIFNPLNQYHVVMEVAQPFQESPEELRQVYVINSEGQRIPLSAFTHIEPSRAPLTVNHQGQFAATTFSFNLAPGALIGPARDAVMAALEPLHLPMEIQATFEGSAGAVQDTQNDMPWLILLALVSVYIVLGILYESYVHPLTILSTLPSAGVGALLTLMLFRTELSLIALIGVILLIGIVKKNAIMMIDFALDAERTLGLSPREAILEACMKRFRPIMMTTLAAILGALPLIFGIGGDAALRRPLGMTIVGGLIGSQLLTLYTTPVVYLYLDRLRHWVNKKRGVRTDGALETPV; this is encoded by the coding sequence ATGGGCGGCCTGTCGCGGCTGTTCATCCTGCGCCCGGTCGCCACCTGCCTGCTGACCCTGGCGTTGATGCTGGCCGGTGCGCTGTCGTTCGGCCTGTTGCCGGTGGCGCCGCTGCCCAACGTCGACTTCCCGACCATCATGGTGCAGGCCTCGCTGCCTGGTGCCAGCCCGGAAACCATGGCGTCCACCGTGGCAACGCCACTGGAACGCTCGCTCGGGCGCATCGCCGGGGTCACCGACATGACCTCCAGCAGCTCCCTGGGCAACACCACCATCATCGTGCAGTTCGATCTCTCCAAGGACATCGACGGAGCCGCGCGCGAGGTGCAGTCGGCGATCAACTCGGCGATGAGCCTGCTGCCCACCGGCATGCCGAACAACCCGACGTACCGCAAGGCGAACCCGTCGGACATGCCGATCATGATCCTCACCCTGACCTCGGACACCTACACCCGCGGGCAGATGTACGACCTGGCCTCGACCATCGTCTCGCCGAAGCTGGCACAGGTGAAAGGAGTGGGGCAGGTGAGCATCGGTGGTTCGTCGCTGCCGGCGGTGCGGGTCGACGTCAATCCGGACCAGCTCAGCCATTACGGTATCTCCCTGGACAACGTGCGCACCACCATTGCCAACACCAACGCCGACGGGCCCAAGGGCGCGCTGGAGTTCGGTGAGCGGCACTGGCAGGTGGATGCCAATGACCAGTTGCGCAAGGCCAGCGAGTACGCGCCGCTGATCGTTCATTACAACGCCGACACCGGCGCTGCCGTGCGGCTGAAGGACGTCGCCACGGTCACCGATTCGGTGGAAGACGTGCGCAACGCCGGTTTCTCCGATGACCTGCCGGCGGTGCTGCTGATCATCACCCGCCAGCCCGGCGCCAACATCATCGAAGCCACCGATGCGATCCACGAGCAGTTGCCGATCATCCAGGACGTGCTCGGTCCCCAGGTGAAGTTGTCGGTGATGGATGACCGCAGTCCGTCGATCCGCTCTTCGCTCGAGGAGGCGGAGCTGACGCTGGTCATCTCCGTGGTGCTGGTGATCCTGGTGGTCTACCTGTTCCTGCGCAATGGCCGCGCCACGCTGATCCCCAGCCTGGCGGTACCGGTATCGCTGGTGGGTACTTTCGCGGTCATGTACCTGTGCGGGTTCTCGCTGAACAACCTGTCGCTGATGGCGCTGATCATCGCCACCGGCTTCGTCGTGGACGATGCCATCGTGGTCGTGGAGAACATCGCCCGGCGCATCGAAGAGGGCGATCCGCCGATCCAGGCCGCCATTCGCGGCGCGCGCGAGGTGAGCTTCACCGTGTTGTCGATGACCCTGTCGCTGGTGGCGGTGTTCATCCCGTTGCTGCTGATGGGCGGCATCACCGGGCGGCTGTTCCGTGAGTTCTCGGTGACCCTGGCAGCGGCCATCCTGGTCTCGCTGGTGGTCTCCCTGACCCTCACGCCGATGCTCTGCGCGCGCCTGCTCAAGCCGGTCGAGCGTGGCCCGAAGAAGGCTTCGGTGGAGCGCCAGAGCAACCGCTATTTCGTCGCCTTCATGCAGCGCTACCGCGCCAGCCTGAGCTGGGCGCTGGAGCACTCGCGGCTGATGGTGATGATCATGCTCGGCTGCATCGCGCTGAACCTCTACCTGTTCGTCGTGGTGCCCAAGGGCTTCCTGCCGCAGCAGGACTCCGGGCGCCTGCGCGGCTTCGCGGTGGCCGACCAGAGCATCTCGTTCCAGGCGCTGGACCGGAAGATGGCGGAGTTCCGCCGGATACTTTCGGAAGATCCGGGCGTGGAAAACGTGGTGGGCTTCGTTGGTGGCGGCAAATGGCAGTCGAGCAACACGGGCTCTTTCTTCGTCACCCTCAAGGACATCACCGAGCGTGATTCCGCCGAGGCCATCGTCAATCGCCTGCGCAAGAAGCTCGCGCAGATCCCCGGCGCCAACCTCTACCTGGTGGCGGGGCAGGACGTGCGCATCGGCGGCCGCGAAAGCAACGCGGCCTACCAGTTCACCCTGCGCAGCGACGACCTGACCCTGCTGCGCGAGTGGGCGCCGAAAGTGGAAGCGGTGCTGAACAAGCTGCCGCAACTGGTGGACGTCAACAGCGACGCCCAGGACAAGGGCGTGCAGAGCCAGTTGGTGATCGACCGTGACCGCGCGGCCAGCCTGGGGGTGAACGTCGCTGAAGTGGACGCGGTGCTGAACAACTCCTACGGCCAGCGCCAGGTCTCGACCATCTTCAACCCGCTGAACCAGTACCACGTGGTGATGGAAGTGGCGCAACCCTTCCAGGAGTCGCCGGAAGAGCTGCGCCAGGTCTACGTGATCAACAGCGAGGGGCAGCGGATTCCGCTGTCCGCCTTCACCCATATCGAACCGAGCCGTGCGCCACTGACGGTCAATCACCAGGGTCAGTTCGCCGCCACCACCTTCTCCTTCAACCTGGCGCCCGGCGCGCTGATCGGTCCGGCCCGCGATGCGGTGATGGCGGCGCTGGAGCCGCTGCACCTGCCCATGGAAATCCAGGCGACGTTCGAGGGCAGCGCCGGCGCGGTGCAGGACACGCAGAACGACATGCCCTGGCTGATCCTGCTGGCGCTGGTCTCGGTGTACATCGTGCTGGGCATCCTCTACGAGAGCTACGTGCACCCGCTGACGATTCTCTCCACGCTGCCCTCCGCCGGCGTTGGCGCGCTGCTGACGTTGATGCTCTTCCGTACCGAACTGTCGCTGATCGCGCTGATCGGGGTGATCCTGCTGATCGGTATCGTGAAGAAGAACGCCATCATGATGATCGACTTCGCCCTCGACGCCGAGCGCACGCTGGGCCTGTCGCCGCGCGAGGCGATTCTCGAAGCCTGCATGAAGCGCTTCCGGCCGATCATGATGACCACCCTGGCCGCCATCCTCGGCGCGCTGCCGCTTATCTTCGGCATCGGCGGTGACGCCGCGCTGCGTCGCCCGCTGGGCATGACCATCGTCGGCGGCCTGATCGGCAGCCAGTTGCTGACCCTGTACACCACCCCCGTCGTCTACCTCTACCTCGACCGCCTGCGCCATTGGGTCAACAAGAAGCGCGGCGTGCGCACCGACGGCGCCCTGGAGACACCCGTATGA